One genomic segment of Sander lucioperca isolate FBNREF2018 chromosome 10, SLUC_FBN_1.2, whole genome shotgun sequence includes these proteins:
- the si:dkey-283b15.4 gene encoding cytohesin-2: MTVDSEIFMPKNKAPKMDDLDYIPVDLSPEERSELEDIRRRKGVLLQEIQRLREELREAILEVEGLETSTEGSKTLQKSRHVAMGRKKFNMDPKKGIVFLVENELLRHTSEDIAQFLYKGEGLNKTAIGDYLGERDDFNIKVLQAFVDLHEFTDLNLVQALRQFLWSFRLPGEAQKIDRMMEAFAQRYCHCNPGVFQSTDTCYVLSFAIIMLNTSLHNPNVRDKPGFDRFISMNRGINEGGDLPEDLLRNLYDSIKNEPFKIPEDDGNDLTHTFFNPDREGWLLKLGGRVKTWKRRWFILTDNCLYYFEYTTDKEPRGIIPLENLSIREVEDPRKPNCFELYIPNNRGQLIKACKTEADGRVVEGNHMVYRISAPTPEEKDEWIHSIKSAVSVDPFYEMLAARKKRISLKKKEEQP; this comes from the exons ATGACAGTCGACTCTGAAATATTTATGCCTAAAAATAAAGCGCCAAAAATGGATGACCTGGACTACA TCCCAGTAGACCTGAGCCCAGAGGAGCGCTCTGAGCTGGAGGACATCCGCAGGAGGAAGGGCGTCCTGCTGCAGGAGATCCAGAGGCTCAGAGAGGAATTAAGAGAGGCAATTTTGGAGGTGGAGGGACTGGAGACGAGCACAGAGGGCAG TAAAACTCTCCAGAAAAGTAGGCATGTGGCAATGGGAAGGAAGAAATTCAACATGGACCCCAAAAAG GGCATTGTGTTTCTGGTGGAAAATGAGCTGCTCAGACACACTTCAGAGGACATTGCTCAGTTCCTCTATAAAGGAGAGGGCCTCAACAAGACTGCTATTGGAGATTACCTTGGAGAAAG GGACGACTTCAACATCAAAGTTCTTCAGGCTTTCGTTGACCTCCATGAGTTTACTGATCTCAACCTTGTCCAGGCCCTCAG ACAATTCCTGTGGAGTTTCCGTTTGCCTGGTGAAGCCCAGAAGATTGACAGAATGATGGAGGCCTTTGCTCAGAGATACTGCCACTGCAACCCCGGCGTCTTCCAGAGCACTG ACACATGTTACGTGCTGTCATTTGCCATCATAATGCTGAACACAAGCCTCCACAACCCAAATGTGAGGGACAAACCTGGTTTTGACCGTTTCATCTCGATGAACCGAGGCATCAACGAGGGAGGAGACCTGCCCGAGGACCTGCTCAGA AATCTCTACGATAGCATTAAAAATGAGCCCTTCAAGATCCCAGAGGACGACGGCAACGACCTGACACACACCTTCTTCAACCCGGACAGAGAGGGCTGGCTTCTCAAACTTG GGGGACGAGTGAAAACCTGGAAACGGCGATGGTTTATTCTCACAGACAACTGCCTTTATTACTTCGAATACACCACA GATAAGGAACCACGAGGTATCATTCCCTTAGAAAACCTTAGCATCCGTGAGGTAGAAGACCCCAGAAAACCT AACTGCTTTGAGCTGTACATCCCCAACAACCGTGGTCAGCTGATTAAAGCGTGTAAGACGGAGGCTGATGGGAGAGTAGTGGAAGGAAACCACATGGTGTACCGCATCTCCGCCCCCACACCTGAGGAGAAGGACGAATGGATCCACAGCATCaa ATCTGCTGTCAGTGTTGACCCCTTCTACGAAATGCTCGCTGCCAGGAAGAAACGTATATCGctgaagaagaaggaggaaCAACCGTAG